The genome window GCAGTTCTGTCCATGTACTGGGCTGATTACAGAAAAGGCGCTAAAAAAGCAAAAGGCCATTTCGGCTTTGATGTCAATCGCAAGATTCCTATAAAAATTCATCTGACAAATGGAAATGGCGCTGAACGCCCCTTTGTCAGGTCTATCCTTACAAAAGGCCAAACAGGAATCATGGATCGGGGGTATCAATCACATAAGGATTTTGATCTTCTTCAGGATGAAAAAAAACATTTTGTTTGCCGCATCAAAGCGAAAACAACAAGAACTATTATCAAAGAGCAGCCTGTTGATCCCGACAGCTATATTTTTTATGATGCTGTGGTTCTTCTTGGCACTCCTGGGGTAAACCAGACCAGAAAGCCGGTTCGACTGGTTGGTTATAAAATTGCCGGTGTCAAATATTTTGTGGCAACTGATCGTTATGATCTTACAGCCGAGCAGGTTGCAACCGTTTATAAGCTTAGATGGGATATCGAAACTTTTTTCAAATGGTGGAAGAAACATTTAAAAGTGTACCACTTGATTGCTCACAGTAGATATGGCCTGATGGTTCAAATCCTTGCGGGGTTAATAACCT of Desulfosarcina sp. BuS5 contains these proteins:
- a CDS encoding IS4 family transposase; amino-acid sequence: MDIFNIPKKNFNPQSHARFLKPLQKIFPDTPQLKSRGHKPLKMTFEDQLHALIFFHLQEHESARDLIQHLKEDDFAKECVAPDGGISRSSFSEIINSRGLEQLEYVFQALCSQAQNALPSNYSDLGELVSIDGSLIDAVLSMYWADYRKGAKKAKGHFGFDVNRKIPIKIHLTNGNGAERPFVRSILTKGQTGIMDRGYQSHKDFDLLQDEKKHFVCRIKAKTTRTIIKEQPVDPDSYIFYDAVVLLGTPGVNQTRKPVRLVGYKIAGVKYFVATDRYDLTAEQVATVYKLRWDIETFFKWWKKHLKVYHLIAHSRYGLMVQILAGLITYLLMAIYCHEQFNEPVSIKRIRQLRNTIQNELRTDEKNVWSNNLIIKEQMLYAKT